The following proteins come from a genomic window of Candidatus Aminicenantes bacterium:
- a CDS encoding efflux RND transporter permease subunit: MKIIRAAVDRPVTIYMLYLAVILLGVVSLRELSVDLLPDISYPRLSVVTRFTGVAPEEMETLVTRPLESAVSRIPGLRRVESISKEGVSYMTLEFDWGTNMDFTMLHAREQLDNARDALPEGAENPTIIALDPQSKPIMTLALTGARSLLELKEFAEELVKPRLEQVEGIGAAEITGGVEREIHIEVDPQKLSLYGLTVSDVAARINAFNSNLQGGTIRKGTFKYALRVVGEFESLAEIGEIAIKTTADRGVVRLRDIARVEDGIKERQGLTRIDGKESIGLLVRKESGANTVKVTKLAQEVLDQIRRETQGIDIRVVNEQARSIRDAIGAVRDELIQGGILAFLILLIFLQEWKTPLIIDVVIPISVIGTFSLLFFSKITINIMSLGGLALGVGMLDDCAVVVSENIFRHRSLGKSHAQAAYDGTREIAGAVVATALTTVVVFLPVIYVHGVSGQLFKDTALTVTISLLMSLLVSLTLLPTLLSRTFRVPGMDATLREKNASRPRWTKPKSPIGWLLLPIFGLRWVFYIIVRGVGFVLDFVFSWLAQAVVLLAKLVYWPIKPVLAIVFRGFNAFYTRFVAWYSRALTWSLDHKRAILGWSIVFFGITFGLGFFLKSELMPKLNTNTFEMSLRAPVDYSLEQTSEIASLLEGELKPRPEVKAVMAQVGLVSGLESADPDVSLNSARLFVEVNRPDRLDGVLEVLRRRLTAFPDVSYSVTREQTTLSQFLAFSAAEIGLRIKGDDLERLRELSEALMVKLRKIPGIVDVASNWGEGKPEFKVSVRRDALEKYAGLTPAGIGDFIVGAVRGRVATQFNEMEKKYDILVRLEGATQRNIDALLDEPYPLQGKLIPLRELVAAEIVRGPKEIRRENQGREVLVTAGLRGTKISQAAPAVEKAAQSIELPSDYRIVIGGEREEMNKSFKSLIFALLLAALLTYMIMAAQFESLLHPLLVMFTIPMGVAGAIVALLLTGQTINVISIIGLVVLIGLVVDDAIVEVDYANLLRKQGKALRPAVHEACMTRLRPILIASFSTIFGLLPMAVGLESGGELMRPLGVVVLSGMTFSTLLTLILIPVMYEAVEKRKRS, encoded by the coding sequence GAAAATCATCCGCGCCGCCGTCGACCGGCCCGTGACCATCTACATGCTTTATCTGGCCGTGATTTTGCTCGGCGTCGTCTCGCTGCGCGAGCTGAGTGTGGATCTTCTGCCCGACATCAGTTATCCGCGTTTGTCGGTCGTGACCCGCTTCACCGGCGTCGCTCCGGAAGAGATGGAGACTCTCGTCACCCGGCCCCTCGAGTCCGCCGTCAGCCGAATCCCGGGCCTGCGCCGGGTCGAGTCAATCTCCAAGGAAGGCGTCTCCTATATGACCCTGGAGTTCGATTGGGGCACGAACATGGACTTCACCATGCTCCACGCCCGCGAGCAGCTGGACAACGCCCGCGATGCGCTGCCCGAAGGCGCCGAGAATCCGACCATCATCGCGCTTGACCCGCAAAGCAAGCCGATCATGACGCTGGCTCTGACCGGCGCCCGCAGCCTGCTGGAGCTCAAGGAGTTCGCCGAGGAGCTGGTTAAGCCGCGCCTGGAGCAGGTCGAAGGCATCGGTGCGGCCGAGATCACCGGCGGCGTCGAGCGGGAAATCCATATCGAAGTGGATCCCCAGAAGCTCAGCTTGTACGGCCTGACGGTCTCCGACGTGGCGGCGCGGATCAACGCCTTCAACAGCAACCTGCAGGGCGGCACGATCCGCAAGGGGACGTTCAAATACGCTCTCCGGGTGGTGGGGGAGTTCGAGTCGCTGGCGGAGATCGGCGAGATCGCCATCAAGACGACGGCCGACCGCGGGGTTGTGCGCCTGCGCGACATCGCCCGGGTCGAGGACGGGATCAAGGAGCGCCAGGGCCTCACCCGGATCGACGGAAAAGAGAGCATCGGGCTGCTGGTCCGCAAGGAGTCCGGAGCCAACACCGTCAAGGTCACCAAGCTGGCCCAGGAGGTGCTCGACCAAATCCGCCGCGAGACCCAGGGCATCGACATCCGGGTCGTCAACGAGCAGGCCCGCTCGATCCGCGACGCCATCGGAGCCGTACGGGACGAGCTTATCCAGGGAGGCATCCTGGCCTTCCTCATCCTGCTCATCTTCCTGCAGGAGTGGAAGACGCCGCTGATCATCGACGTGGTCATCCCCATCTCGGTCATCGGCACCTTCAGCCTGCTCTTCTTCAGCAAGATCACCATCAATATCATGTCGCTCGGCGGCCTGGCCTTGGGGGTGGGCATGCTCGACGACTGCGCCGTCGTTGTGTCCGAAAATATCTTCCGCCACCGGAGCCTGGGCAAGAGCCACGCCCAGGCCGCCTACGACGGGACCCGGGAAATAGCCGGCGCGGTCGTCGCGACGGCCTTGACGACGGTCGTCGTCTTCCTCCCGGTTATCTATGTCCACGGCGTTTCCGGCCAATTGTTTAAAGATACGGCCCTGACGGTGACCATCTCGCTGCTCATGTCGCTGCTCGTCTCGCTGACGCTTCTGCCGACCCTGCTGTCGCGCACCTTCCGCGTCCCCGGCATGGACGCAACCCTAAGGGAGAAAAATGCTTCGCGGCCTCGTTGGACCAAGCCGAAATCGCCGATCGGCTGGCTGCTGCTTCCGATCTTCGGCCTGCGCTGGGTCTTCTACATCATTGTCCGGGGCGTCGGCTTCGTCCTGGATTTCGTCTTCAGCTGGCTGGCTCAGGCCGTCGTTCTGCTGGCCAAGCTCGTCTACTGGCCGATCAAGCCGGTGCTCGCTATCGTGTTTCGCGGCTTCAACGCCTTCTATACCCGCTTCGTCGCTTGGTATAGCCGCGCTTTGACCTGGAGCCTCGATCACAAGAGAGCGATCTTGGGCTGGTCGATCGTCTTCTTCGGCATCACTTTCGGACTGGGTTTTTTCCTCAAGAGCGAGCTGATGCCCAAGCTGAACACCAATACGTTCGAGATGAGCCTTCGAGCGCCCGTGGACTATTCGCTCGAGCAGACCTCCGAGATCGCCTCCCTGTTGGAAGGGGAGCTGAAGCCTCGGCCCGAAGTCAAGGCGGTCATGGCCCAGGTCGGCCTCGTCTCGGGCCTGGAAAGCGCCGATCCCGACGTCTCCCTCAACTCCGCCCGGCTGTTCGTTGAGGTTAACCGTCCCGATCGACTCGACGGCGTGCTGGAAGTATTGCGCCGCCGGCTGACGGCGTTTCCCGACGTCTCCTATTCGGTCACCCGCGAACAGACGACCTTGTCGCAATTCCTGGCCTTCAGCGCGGCCGAGATCGGCCTGCGGATCAAAGGCGACGACCTGGAGCGGCTGCGCGAGCTCTCCGAAGCTTTGATGGTCAAGCTGCGCAAGATCCCCGGGATCGTCGACGTCGCCAGCAACTGGGGCGAAGGCAAGCCCGAGTTCAAGGTCTCGGTGCGCCGCGACGCCCTGGAGAAGTACGCCGGCCTGACTCCGGCCGGGATCGGCGACTTCATCGTCGGGGCGGTGCGCGGCCGCGTCGCCACCCAGTTCAACGAGATGGAGAAGAAGTACGACATCCTGGTTCGCCTCGAGGGTGCCACCCAGCGCAACATCGACGCCTTGCTCGACGAGCCCTACCCCCTGCAGGGCAAGCTCATCCCGCTGCGCGAGCTCGTGGCGGCCGAGATCGTCCGTGGTCCCAAGGAGATTCGGCGGGAGAATCAGGGCCGCGAAGTCCTGGTCACGGCCGGACTGCGCGGGACCAAGATCAGCCAGGCCGCTCCGGCCGTGGAGAAGGCGGCCCAGTCGATCGAGCTGCCTTCGGACTATCGCATCGTCATCGGCGGCGAGCGGGAGGAGATGAACAAGTCGTTTAAAAGTCTCATCTTCGCTCTTCTGCTGGCGGCGCTCCTGACCTATATGATCATGGCGGCCCAGTTCGAGTCGCTGCTCCATCCTCTGCTGGTCATGTTCACCATCCCGATGGGTGTGGCGGGCGCCATCGTGGCCCTGCTGCTGACCGGCCAGACGATCAACGTCATCTCGATCATCGGGCTGGTCGTCCTGATCGGGCTGGTCGTGGACGACGCCATCGTCGAGGTCGACTACGCCAACCTCCTGCGCAAGCAGGGCAAGGCCCTGCGGCCGGCCGTCCACGAAGCCTGTATGACCCGCTTGCGGCCGATCCTGATCGCCTCCTTTTCCACGATCTTCGGGCTGCTGCCGATGGCCGTTGGTTTGGAAAGCGGCGGCGAGCTGATGCGGCCGCTTGGCGTCGTCGTGTTGAGCGGCATGACCTTCTCGACCCTGCTGACTCTGATCCTCATCCCGGTCATGTATGAAGCCGTGGAGAAACGGAAGCGGTCATGA